In a genomic window of Lacrimispora sp. BS-2:
- the argC gene encoding N-acetyl-gamma-glutamyl-phosphate reductase: MIKAGIIGSTGYAGGELVRLLLQRDDVEIIWYGSKSYVDQKYASIYQNMFQIVDDSCLDDNVEALAEIADVIFTATPQGFCASLMNDNILTKTKVIDLSADYRIKDVAVYEEWYKMEHKTPQFIKEAVYGLPEINREKIKNARLIANPGCYPTCSALSIYPLVKEGLIDPNTIIIDAKSGTSGAGRGAKTDHLYCEVNENIKAYGVGVHRHTPEIEEQLSYGAGRPVTISFTPHLVPMNRGILITAYAALTRPVSYEEVKAAYDKYYADEYFVRVLKKDVVPQTKWVEGSNFVDVNFKIDPRTNRMVMMGAMDNLVKGAAGQAVQNMNILFGLPENKGLKLIPLFP; this comes from the coding sequence ATGATTAAGGCAGGAATAATAGGGTCTACCGGATATGCAGGCGGCGAGCTTGTAAGACTTTTGCTTCAGAGAGATGATGTAGAGATCATATGGTACGGATCCAAAAGTTATGTGGATCAGAAATACGCTTCTATTTATCAAAACATGTTTCAGATTGTGGACGATTCCTGCCTGGATGACAATGTGGAGGCCCTGGCAGAAATAGCAGATGTGATCTTTACGGCAACGCCCCAGGGCTTTTGTGCTTCTCTTATGAATGACAATATATTAACGAAAACAAAAGTCATTGACTTAAGCGCTGATTACAGGATCAAGGATGTGGCTGTCTATGAAGAATGGTATAAGATGGAGCACAAGACGCCTCAGTTTATAAAGGAAGCGGTCTACGGGCTTCCGGAAATCAACCGGGAGAAAATTAAAAATGCCAGACTTATCGCCAACCCGGGGTGTTATCCTACCTGCTCTGCCTTATCCATATATCCTCTGGTAAAGGAAGGGCTCATTGATCCCAACACCATTATCATTGACGCCAAGTCCGGTACCTCCGGCGCTGGAAGAGGAGCCAAGACGGATCATTTATACTGTGAGGTCAATGAAAATATCAAGGCTTACGGCGTAGGCGTTCACAGGCACACGCCGGAAATCGAGGAACAGCTGTCTTACGGGGCAGGCCGTCCGGTTACCATAAGCTTTACACCCCATCTGGTGCCCATGAACCGGGGCATTCTCATAACGGCTTATGCGGCTCTTACCAGGCCTGTCTCTTATGAGGAAGTAAAGGCAGCCTATGATAAATATTATGCAGACGAATATTTTGTCAGGGTACTTAAAAAGGATGTGGTTCCTCAGACCAAATGGGTGGAAGGAAGCAATTTTGTAGATGTGAATTTCAAAATTGATCCAAGGACCAACCGGATGGTCATGATGGGGGCCATGGATAACCTGGTAAAAGGAGCCGCAGGGCAGGCGGTGCAAAATATGAATATCCTGTTTGGATTGCCGGAAAACAAGGGGCTTAAACTTATTCCCCTGTTCCCGTAA
- a CDS encoding ECF transporter S component, whose protein sequence is MNNNRTKKIVFSALMAALTTAATMVIHIPSAFSGYIHLGDGMVLLSGMLLGPMAGAAAGGIGSMMADLLSGYAFYAPATLIIKALAAFSGGYLYRHLPSGGRTGSFRPLSFLAAGLVCSAVVTGGYFVFELAVYSLPAAISNIPFNLVQNLFSLIAAGALLPVLLRVREIRDLNKETAS, encoded by the coding sequence ATGAACAACAACAGAACGAAAAAAATCGTTTTCAGCGCTTTGATGGCAGCCCTTACCACTGCAGCTACTATGGTTATACATATACCGTCTGCATTCAGCGGGTATATTCATCTGGGGGACGGGATGGTATTGCTAAGCGGCATGCTCTTAGGGCCAATGGCCGGTGCGGCCGCAGGAGGAATCGGCTCCATGATGGCGGATTTACTGTCCGGCTACGCTTTTTATGCGCCGGCTACCCTGATCATTAAAGCATTGGCGGCATTTTCAGGAGGATATTTGTACAGACATCTGCCTTCCGGTGGACGGACGGGCAGCTTCCGGCCACTGTCTTTTCTGGCTGCCGGATTGGTATGCAGCGCAGTAGTCACAGGAGGGTATTTCGTATTTGAACTTGCAGTATACAGCTTACCGGCTGCCATTTCTAATATTCCGTTCAATCTGGTGCAGAATCTGTTCAGTTTGATTGCAGCGGGAGCCTTGCTTCCTGTTCTGCTGCGGGTTCGGGAGATCCGGGACCTGAATAAAGAGACAGCTTCATAA
- a CDS encoding methyl-accepting chemotaxis protein, which yields MWLSKKRNKEADLKGKLLLNNGGTNMAKEKQKSIKNKIPFINSIQFKLILRSDGLVCIGLAIILVMLAVKIGDKAFTDFKENANNQLGIVENYINDFYNKLDDNINMIATDPAIIKADDTITSYKNSKTKTNMTPSKNGGIEQEIFEVFNHYAKNHPETIYVYAATESGGYVVWPESSINKEYDPTTREWYQDAIKADGKIIRTSPYIDTATNSLITSNAKTLTNSQGKVIGTIGIDVSQSVISEMLSKMKMGKTGFSMIVHNSGIIMADGNNANNNFKKLDETGINGIEKILTDKDLKINIDNQVYVGLTRKVEGTDWILASFMSEKELKESSKNVMTSVVLIGICILIAVVLLMSLSIRDIIVPLKKLTVIVDDLSQGNLDTEINIKSKNEIGSLARSMEVLTTRLKTYIVYINEISELLAQIGDGNLNLSFTQAYDGDFAKIKEALLQATNKLNNTLLECNSAADQVSNGSNQVSLGAQLLAEGTTEQASSTEELSATITEISQQIKRNAGNAQLANTEAISAGEEVKNSNGQMQTMIAAMNDINNKSAEISKIIKTIEEIAFQTNILALNAAVEAARAGEAGKGFAVVASEVRNLAQKSDEAAKNTTMLIEETIHAVENGANIADSTAQSMGNVVESFDKMIGLINEIAQASNEQAFAVSQVTAGIDEIATVVQTNSASAEESAAASEELNGQAQLLKDYIGQFKLKGLNF from the coding sequence ATGTGGCTTTCAAAGAAGAGAAATAAGGAAGCAGATTTAAAAGGGAAATTACTTTTAAATAATGGAGGGACAAATATGGCAAAAGAAAAACAAAAGTCAATTAAGAACAAGATACCTTTTATAAACAGTATACAATTTAAACTCATTTTAAGATCAGATGGTTTAGTTTGTATTGGTTTGGCGATTATCCTGGTGATGTTGGCAGTAAAAATCGGCGATAAAGCATTCACAGACTTTAAAGAAAATGCAAATAATCAATTAGGCATTGTTGAAAACTATATTAATGATTTTTATAATAAGCTGGATGACAATATTAATATGATTGCAACAGATCCTGCAATTATTAAAGCAGATGATACAATAACCAGTTATAAGAATTCTAAAACAAAAACTAATATGACACCTTCTAAGAACGGAGGCATTGAACAGGAGATTTTTGAAGTATTTAATCATTATGCTAAAAATCATCCGGAAACAATATATGTTTATGCCGCAACGGAAAGTGGAGGATATGTTGTATGGCCGGAAAGCAGTATTAATAAAGAATATGATCCTACCACAAGAGAATGGTATCAAGATGCAATAAAAGCAGATGGCAAAATAATAAGAACTTCTCCATATATTGATACTGCAACTAATTCTTTAATTACCAGTAATGCGAAAACATTAACCAATAGTCAGGGAAAAGTGATTGGTACAATTGGAATAGACGTTTCACAATCCGTTATTAGTGAAATGTTAAGTAAAATGAAAATGGGTAAAACGGGATTTTCTATGATTGTACATAATTCCGGAATTATTATGGCAGATGGTAATAATGCAAATAATAATTTTAAAAAACTTGATGAAACAGGTATTAATGGAATAGAAAAAATCCTTACTGATAAAGATTTGAAAATAAACATTGATAATCAAGTATATGTAGGCTTGACGAGAAAAGTTGAAGGCACAGATTGGATATTGGCATCTTTTATGTCGGAAAAGGAATTAAAGGAAAGTTCTAAAAATGTTATGACATCAGTAGTTTTGATTGGAATTTGTATACTCATAGCAGTAGTTTTACTTATGAGCTTAAGTATAAGAGACATTATTGTTCCATTAAAGAAACTTACAGTTATTGTTGATGATCTCTCACAAGGAAACCTTGATACTGAAATTAACATTAAATCAAAGAACGAAATAGGCAGCTTAGCGCGATCGATGGAAGTTTTGACTACAAGGCTAAAGACTTATATCGTATATATAAATGAAATATCCGAATTGTTAGCTCAGATCGGCGACGGAAACTTAAATTTAAGTTTCACCCAAGCATATGATGGAGACTTCGCGAAAATTAAGGAAGCACTGCTGCAGGCAACAAATAAGCTAAATAATACACTATTAGAGTGTAACTCCGCTGCAGACCAGGTTTCTAATGGTTCGAATCAGGTATCCTTAGGCGCACAATTGCTTGCAGAAGGAACAACGGAACAAGCAAGCAGCACGGAAGAGCTTTCTGCAACAATCACTGAAATTTCACAGCAAATCAAGCGTAATGCCGGAAACGCGCAACTTGCAAACACCGAAGCCATATCTGCAGGTGAGGAAGTTAAAAATAGTAATGGTCAAATGCAAACAATGATCGCTGCAATGAATGATATTAATAATAAATCTGCTGAAATCAGTAAAATTATCAAGACAATTGAAGAGATTGCATTCCAAACAAATATCCTGGCACTTAATGCTGCTGTTGAAGCTGCACGTGCTGGTGAGGCTGGAAAAGGATTTGCTGTTGTGGCCAGTGAAGTTAGAAACCTGGCACAAAAATCAGATGAAGCAGCAAAAAATACTACAATGCTTATTGAAGAAACAATACACGCCGTGGAAAACGGCGCCAATATAGCTGACAGCACTGCACAATCAATGGGAAATGTTGTTGAAAGTTTCGATAAGATGATTGGTCTTATCAATGAAATCGCACAAGCATCCAATGAGCAGGCATTTGCTGTTTCACAAGTGACTGCAGGTATTGATGAAATCGCCACTGTTGTTCAGACAAACAGTGCAAGTGCCGAAGAAAGTGCTGCAGCAAGCGAAGAACTTAATGGTCAGGCACAATTATTGAAAGATTATATTGGTCAATTTAAGTTAAAAGGGCTTAATTTCTAG
- a CDS encoding nucleoside hydrolase yields the protein MEKQKVILDCDPGHDDAVNILLAGRNSGLEVLGITVVAGNQSLEKTTRNALNICQYLGLDIPVYAGCGQPMIRDKQLLAGDIHGESGLDGPVFEPLRRKEEAEHGVLFLVRTLMESEGDIILVPTGPLTNIAMAMRMEPRIIPKIKRIVLMGGSYQMGNVTPAAEFNIIADADAAHVVFTSGRPITMVGLDVTRKVLCYPQIVKRMKETGTPAARLFADLMGHFNKSQKEVFGWEGGPLHDPVTIASMIDPKLLVTKPMYAEVDIRSVQSYGRTNCDFFGYSHREANVDVAVDIDVERFWDLIEAGIRAYGS from the coding sequence ATGGAAAAACAAAAGGTCATCCTGGACTGTGATCCGGGACATGATGATGCGGTAAACATATTACTTGCAGGAAGAAACAGCGGGCTTGAGGTGCTGGGCATTACAGTGGTGGCAGGAAACCAGTCCCTTGAAAAGACTACAAGAAATGCCTTAAATATCTGCCAGTACTTAGGGCTGGATATCCCGGTCTATGCCGGCTGCGGACAGCCCATGATCCGGGATAAGCAGCTCCTTGCAGGGGATATCCATGGAGAAAGCGGACTGGACGGTCCTGTTTTTGAACCCTTAAGGAGAAAGGAAGAGGCGGAACATGGGGTCCTGTTTCTCGTCCGTACGCTGATGGAATCAGAAGGTGACATTATCCTGGTGCCGACTGGGCCTCTCACCAATATTGCCATGGCCATGAGAATGGAGCCTCGTATTATACCAAAGATAAAAAGAATTGTCCTCATGGGAGGCAGCTATCAGATGGGGAATGTGACTCCGGCTGCTGAATTTAATATCATAGCCGATGCAGATGCAGCCCATGTGGTATTTACCAGCGGCCGTCCCATTACCATGGTAGGACTTGATGTGACCAGGAAGGTGCTCTGTTATCCCCAGATCGTAAAACGAATGAAAGAGACCGGTACCCCGGCGGCCCGTCTGTTTGCAGATCTGATGGGACATTTCAATAAGAGCCAGAAGGAAGTGTTTGGCTGGGAAGGCGGGCCTCTCCATGACCCGGTGACCATTGCATCAATGATTGATCCAAAGCTCCTTGTGACAAAACCCATGTATGCGGAAGTGGATATCAGAAGCGTACAAAGCTACGGAAGGACCAATTGTGACTTCTTTGGTTACAGTCACAGAGAAGCCAATGTGGATGTGGCGGTGGATATTGATGTGGAGCGTTTCTGGGATCTGATCGAGGCGGGAATCCGGGCCTACGGTTCATGA
- the argB gene encoding acetylglutamate kinase codes for MDHSIMEKAEVLIEALPYIQRFNRKTIVVKYGGSAMVDEELKKQVIQDVVLLKLVGFKPIIVHGGGKEISKWVEKSGMEPHFVNGLRVTDEPTMEIAEMVLNRVNKSLVQMVNELGVKAVGISGKDGMMLKCRKRYSNGEDIGFVGDITDVDPQIIYDLLEKDFLPIICPVGFDGNYETYNINADDAACAIATAMEAEKLAFLTDVEGVYKDFQDKESLISEMSMEEAQEFVESGMLGGGMLPKLQNCIDAMKQGVSRVHIMDGRIPHCLLLEIFTNRGIGTAIISAGEERFYHAK; via the coding sequence CTGGATCACAGCATTATGGAAAAAGCGGAGGTGCTGATCGAGGCCCTTCCTTACATACAGCGTTTCAACCGCAAAACCATTGTGGTAAAATACGGCGGAAGCGCCATGGTGGATGAAGAACTGAAAAAGCAGGTCATCCAGGATGTAGTGCTTTTAAAGCTGGTCGGTTTTAAGCCTATCATCGTCCATGGTGGTGGAAAGGAAATCAGCAAGTGGGTGGAAAAGTCGGGAATGGAGCCACATTTTGTCAATGGCCTGCGGGTAACCGATGAACCTACCATGGAGATCGCAGAGATGGTGCTTAACCGGGTCAACAAAAGTCTGGTGCAGATGGTCAATGAGCTGGGGGTAAAAGCCGTGGGAATCAGCGGAAAAGATGGCATGATGCTAAAATGCCGGAAGCGCTATTCAAACGGAGAAGACATTGGATTTGTGGGAGATATTACAGATGTGGATCCCCAAATCATATATGATTTACTGGAAAAGGATTTTCTTCCCATCATCTGCCCTGTGGGCTTTGACGGGAATTATGAGACCTACAATATCAACGCCGATGACGCGGCCTGCGCCATTGCCACGGCCATGGAAGCAGAGAAGCTGGCTTTTTTGACGGATGTTGAGGGCGTTTATAAGGATTTTCAGGATAAGGAATCCCTTATCTCGGAAATGTCCATGGAAGAGGCCCAGGAATTTGTGGAAAGCGGGATGCTGGGAGGAGGAATGCTCCCCAAGCTTCAGAACTGCATTGATGCCATGAAGCAGGGAGTATCCAGGGTACATATCATGGATGGACGGATTCCTCACTGCCTGCTTTTGGAAATATTTACGAACAGGGGAATCGGTACAGCTATTATAAGTGCGGGAGAGGAGCGGTTTTATCATGCCAAGTAA
- a CDS encoding ribokinase, with translation MKILNFGSLNIDYVYQVDHFVREGETISSDSLEVFCGGKGLNQSLALSKSGVKVWHAGAVGEQDGEILTRQLEQFGIDTRNIKRVKNKTGHAIIQKNPEGQNGILLYGGANQEVTKDQVDCVLNEFGEGDFLILQNEINEVGYIMEQAYGKGMRIVLNPSPMNRKIWSYPLHNVEFFILNEIEAGDICQRSGSVRELLGQLSEKFPGAKILLTLGQDGSLYKDGDQVFEQKIYPVQVVDTTGAGDTFTGYFIGGLALGESPVQALDHAAKAASIAVSRAGAAPSIPTRDEVLNGY, from the coding sequence ATGAAAATATTGAATTTTGGTTCTCTGAATATTGATTACGTTTACCAGGTGGATCATTTTGTCAGAGAGGGAGAAACCATATCCTCGGATTCTTTGGAGGTATTTTGCGGAGGAAAAGGCTTAAATCAGTCTCTGGCACTGAGTAAAAGCGGAGTCAAGGTCTGGCATGCCGGAGCAGTTGGGGAGCAGGACGGCGAAATATTGACCCGGCAGCTGGAGCAGTTTGGCATAGACACAAGGAATATTAAGCGAGTAAAGAATAAAACAGGCCATGCCATAATACAAAAGAATCCGGAAGGACAAAATGGCATTCTTTTGTATGGCGGAGCGAATCAGGAAGTAACAAAGGATCAGGTGGACTGTGTTTTAAATGAGTTTGGGGAAGGTGATTTTCTTATCCTTCAAAATGAAATCAACGAAGTTGGATATATTATGGAGCAGGCATATGGCAAAGGAATGAGAATTGTTTTGAATCCCTCTCCCATGAACCGTAAAATATGGAGCTATCCTCTTCATAATGTGGAGTTTTTTATATTGAATGAGATAGAAGCCGGGGATATCTGTCAAAGGTCCGGAAGCGTAAGAGAACTCCTGGGTCAGCTGTCTGAAAAATTCCCGGGCGCAAAGATTCTTTTGACCCTGGGGCAGGATGGATCGTTATACAAAGACGGTGATCAGGTGTTTGAGCAGAAAATCTATCCGGTACAGGTGGTTGATACGACCGGGGCAGGAGATACCTTTACCGGCTATTTTATAGGCGGACTTGCTCTGGGAGAATCTCCCGTACAGGCATTGGATCATGCGGCAAAGGCAGCCTCCATTGCAGTATCCAGAGCCGGCGCTGCGCCTTCTATTCCTACAAGGGATGAAGTTTTAAATGGTTATTGA
- the argJ gene encoding bifunctional glutamate N-acetyltransferase/amino-acid acetyltransferase ArgJ has product MKHTDGGVTAAKGFKAAATAAGIKYKDRKDMAMIYSEVPCKAAATFTTNLVKAAPVKWDKVIVDNSPYAQAVVINAGIANACTGEEGLRYCMETAEAAAESLSISVSSVLVASTGVIGKQLPMDRIVAGVKAMAPALDGSQESGTAAAMAIMTTDTVKKEVAVQFEAGGKTITMGGMCKGSGMIHPDMCTMLSFVTTDAAISKELLQEALREDIKDTYNMISVDGDTSTNDTVLLLANGMAGNEEIQTKNKDYEAFCKALNFINEALAKKMAGDGEGCTALFEVKIVGAETKEQAVTLSKSVITSSLTKAAIFGHDANWGRILCAMGYSGAMFDPEKVDLYFESAAGKLKIIENGVALPYSEEEATKILSEPEVTATADIKMGEAAATAWGCDLTFDYVKINADYRS; this is encoded by the coding sequence ATGAAGCATACAGACGGCGGAGTAACGGCGGCAAAAGGATTTAAGGCGGCAGCCACGGCGGCGGGAATTAAATATAAAGACAGAAAAGACATGGCAATGATTTACAGTGAAGTACCTTGTAAGGCAGCGGCAACCTTTACCACCAATCTAGTGAAAGCAGCTCCTGTAAAATGGGATAAGGTGATTGTGGATAATTCCCCTTACGCCCAGGCAGTGGTTATCAATGCGGGAATTGCCAATGCATGCACCGGAGAGGAAGGGCTTCGTTACTGTATGGAAACGGCAGAAGCAGCGGCGGAGAGCCTTTCCATCTCTGTTAGTTCCGTGCTGGTGGCGTCCACCGGAGTGATCGGCAAACAGCTTCCCATGGACCGCATTGTGGCTGGCGTAAAAGCCATGGCTCCGGCCCTTGACGGCAGCCAGGAAAGCGGTACGGCTGCAGCCATGGCAATTATGACCACGGATACCGTCAAAAAGGAAGTTGCAGTTCAATTTGAAGCAGGAGGAAAGACCATCACCATGGGCGGCATGTGCAAGGGCTCCGGCATGATCCATCCCGACATGTGCACCATGTTAAGCTTTGTTACCACAGATGCGGCTATTTCCAAAGAGCTTTTGCAGGAAGCCTTAAGAGAGGATATCAAGGACACCTACAACATGATTTCCGTGGATGGGGATACCTCCACCAATGACACGGTGCTTCTCCTGGCAAACGGTATGGCAGGAAATGAAGAGATCCAGACGAAGAATAAAGATTATGAGGCATTTTGCAAGGCACTCAATTTCATTAATGAAGCCCTGGCAAAGAAGATGGCAGGTGACGGAGAAGGCTGTACCGCATTGTTTGAAGTGAAAATCGTCGGGGCAGAAACAAAGGAACAGGCTGTGACCCTTTCAAAGTCCGTCATTACCTCAAGCCTTACCAAGGCCGCTATTTTCGGCCATGACGCTAACTGGGGCCGGATCCTTTGCGCCATGGGCTATTCAGGCGCCATGTTTGACCCTGAAAAGGTGGATCTGTATTTTGAAAGCGCAGCAGGGAAGTTAAAAATCATTGAAAACGGTGTAGCCCTTCCCTACAGCGAAGAGGAAGCCACAAAGATTTTATCAGAGCCGGAAGTGACTGCAACAGCGGATATTAAAATGGGAGAGGCGGCCGCAACTGCCTGGGGCTGCGACCTGACCTTTGATTATGTGAAGATCAATGCGGACTACCGCTCATAA
- a CDS encoding bifunctional 5,10-methylenetetrahydrofolate dehydrogenase/5,10-methenyltetrahydrofolate cyclohydrolase produces MITLKGAAVSAKIKEQVEELLSGLKGRTPKLAIVRVGERPDDLSYERGALKKMESFGLKGESFPFSQDITDEAFKEEFAKINDDPDIDGILLLRPLPKQIKEKDIEHMIHPEKDLDGISPENIAKVFAGDDTGFAPCTAEAVVEVLKANDIPLTGKRVAIMGRSMVVGRPLSMLMLKENATVTICHTRTEDLKETCKNAQILVAAAGQARMVDASYVGKDAVVVDVGINVDENGKLCGDVDFDSLEGTASMATPVPGGVGAVTTAVLARHLVLAALKR; encoded by the coding sequence ATGATAACCTTAAAGGGCGCAGCTGTGTCTGCAAAAATCAAGGAACAGGTGGAAGAGCTTTTAAGCGGCTTAAAAGGAAGGACTCCAAAGCTTGCCATTGTTCGGGTGGGAGAACGTCCCGACGACTTATCCTATGAGCGGGGAGCCTTAAAGAAAATGGAAAGCTTTGGCCTTAAAGGGGAAAGCTTTCCATTTTCCCAGGACATAACCGATGAAGCGTTTAAGGAAGAGTTTGCAAAAATCAACGATGATCCGGACATTGACGGCATACTTCTTCTGCGCCCTCTGCCAAAGCAGATAAAGGAAAAAGACATTGAGCACATGATCCATCCGGAAAAGGATTTAGACGGCATATCTCCTGAAAATATCGCCAAAGTATTTGCTGGAGACGATACGGGATTTGCACCATGTACGGCAGAGGCAGTTGTGGAGGTATTAAAGGCCAATGATATCCCTTTGACCGGAAAGCGGGTAGCCATCATGGGCAGAAGCATGGTAGTAGGGCGTCCCTTATCCATGCTGATGCTAAAGGAAAATGCAACGGTCACCATCTGCCACACCCGCACAGAAGACTTAAAGGAAACCTGCAAAAATGCCCAGATCCTTGTAGCTGCCGCAGGCCAGGCCAGGATGGTGGATGCCTCTTATGTAGGAAAGGATGCCGTGGTGGTGGATGTTGGGATCAATGTGGATGAAAATGGGAAGCTTTGCGGTGATGTGGATTTTGATTCTTTAGAAGGCACCGCCTCCATGGCAACTCCTGTACCAGGAGGTGTGGGGGCTGTGACAACAGCTGTTTTGGCCAGGCACCTGGTGTTAGCTGCTCTTAAAAGATAG
- a CDS encoding aspartate aminotransferase family protein: MPSKQEYIEKAESELYKTYNRFPVVFDHGDGVRLYDTDGVEYLDFGAGIAVMGLGYNDPEFNEALKAQVDKLLHTSNLFYNVPAVEAGELILKASGMDKVFFTNSGTEAVEGALKIARRYAYNKDGGHDHEIIAMKHSFHGRSFGALSVTGNDHYQEPFKPLLPGIKFADFNDLDSVKELVNHKTCAIIMETVQGEGGIYPARKEFLKGVRALCDDHDMLLILDEIQCGMGRTGEMFAWQKYGVKPDVMTVAKALGNGVPVGAFLAAGKAGAAMSPGDHGTTYGGNPFVTAAVFKVLELFEKRKIVDHVKEMGEYLAKKLDFLGDRYHIITDRRGTGLIQGLEFSVPVASIVSQALTEQKLVLISAGANVIRFVPPLVIEKEHVDEMVKKLEEILKRHS, translated from the coding sequence ATGCCAAGTAAGCAGGAATACATTGAGAAAGCGGAGTCAGAGCTTTATAAGACCTATAACCGTTTTCCGGTTGTTTTTGACCATGGGGACGGTGTCCGCCTTTATGACACGGATGGAGTGGAATATCTGGATTTTGGAGCCGGGATCGCAGTAATGGGTCTGGGCTATAATGACCCGGAATTTAATGAAGCATTAAAGGCACAGGTGGATAAGCTTCTTCATACCTCCAATTTATTTTATAATGTCCCGGCTGTGGAGGCGGGAGAGCTGATCTTAAAGGCATCTGGCATGGATAAGGTGTTTTTTACCAACAGCGGGACCGAAGCGGTGGAAGGTGCTTTAAAGATAGCAAGAAGATATGCTTACAATAAAGATGGCGGCCATGACCACGAAATAATTGCCATGAAACACTCGTTCCACGGCAGGAGCTTTGGTGCTCTTTCCGTAACAGGCAATGACCATTACCAGGAACCGTTTAAGCCTTTGCTTCCGGGAATCAAATTCGCTGATTTCAATGATCTGGACAGTGTGAAGGAACTGGTGAATCATAAGACCTGCGCCATAATCATGGAAACGGTCCAGGGAGAGGGGGGCATCTATCCGGCAAGGAAGGAATTTTTAAAGGGTGTAAGAGCGCTTTGTGATGACCATGATATGCTGCTGATCCTGGATGAGATCCAGTGCGGAATGGGACGGACCGGTGAGATGTTCGCCTGGCAGAAATACGGCGTAAAGCCGGATGTGATGACCGTGGCAAAGGCTTTGGGAAACGGTGTTCCTGTGGGAGCGTTCCTGGCAGCAGGAAAGGCCGGGGCAGCCATGTCTCCAGGTGATCATGGGACCACCTACGGCGGAAATCCCTTTGTAACGGCGGCAGTATTTAAGGTGTTGGAACTGTTTGAAAAGCGGAAGATCGTAGACCATGTAAAAGAGATGGGAGAGTATCTTGCAAAAAAACTTGATTTTCTGGGGGACCGGTATCATATCATAACCGACCGGAGAGGCACAGGGCTGATCCAGGGCCTGGAGTTTTCGGTGCCGGTGGCTTCCATTGTGAGTCAGGCTCTGACAGAGCAAAAGCTGGTACTCATCAGTGCCGGGGCCAATGTTATCCGCTTTGTTCCTCCGCTGGTCATTGAAAAAGAACATGTGGATGAAATGGTAAAGAAGCTGGAAGAAATATTGAAGCGCCATTCTTAA
- a CDS encoding cyclodeaminase/cyclohydrolase family protein: MIQDFTIHTFLEKLSSKSPTPGGGGAAGLGGAIGTALGEMVVNLTLGKKRYADVEEEMQSFLEKLEALKSEFLRLADEDEVVFVPLAAAYGLPAGTEEEKKHKAEVLETHLLAATLVPLMVMERSLETLDILEILAEKGSRLAVSDVGVGVQFLRSALLGAKMNVSINTKSMKQREKALQLQERADKLAEDGTGKADAIYAKVEAALKAE, translated from the coding sequence ATGATACAAGACTTTACAATTCACACATTCCTTGAAAAATTATCCTCAAAAAGCCCAACGCCGGGCGGCGGCGGGGCGGCAGGCCTTGGCGGCGCCATAGGGACAGCTTTGGGGGAAATGGTGGTGAACTTAACCCTTGGCAAAAAGCGGTATGCCGATGTGGAAGAAGAAATGCAGTCATTCCTTGAAAAGCTGGAAGCTTTAAAAAGTGAATTTTTAAGACTTGCGGATGAAGACGAAGTTGTATTTGTCCCCTTGGCGGCTGCATACGGCCTTCCAGCCGGTACGGAGGAAGAAAAAAAGCATAAAGCGGAAGTCCTTGAAACACATTTACTGGCTGCTACCCTGGTTCCTCTCATGGTCATGGAGCGGTCCCTTGAAACCCTTGATATCCTGGAGATTCTGGCAGAAAAGGGAAGCCGTCTGGCTGTCAGTGACGTAGGTGTTGGTGTGCAGTTCCTGCGTTCTGCGCTGTTGGGAGCAAAGATGAATGTTTCCATCAATACAAAATCCATGAAGCAGCGGGAAAAGGCTTTACAGCTTCAGGAACGGGCGGATAAGCTGGCAGAGGATGGAACCGGAAAGGCAGACGCCATTTATGCAAAAGTGGAAGCTGCATTAAAGGCAGAATAA